A single genomic interval of Bradyrhizobium sp. sBnM-33 harbors:
- a CDS encoding ABC transporter substrate-binding protein, producing MKKAFLSAAAVIAALALPGAPVIAQTNEITIGITVTTTGPAAALGIPERNSLDFVPKEIGGVPLKIIVLDDGGDPTAATTNARRFVTESKADIIMGSSTTPPTVAVSTVANEAGIPHFGLAPLPINEARMKWSVAMPQPIPIMGKVLYEHMKAHGIKTVGYIGYSDSYGDLWVNDFKTQAVPMGLTMVTEERFARPDTSVAGQVLKLVAANPDAILIGASGTAAALPQTTLRERGYKGLIYQTHGAASMDFIRIAGPAAEGVIMASGPVMSPESQPDSALTKKPGLALNTAYEAKYGANSRSQFAGHSYDAFEVLKRVIPVALKKAKPGTPEFREAIRLALISEKEIAASQGVYNFTEKDRYGLDDRSRIILTVKDGKYVPAK from the coding sequence ATGAAGAAGGCTTTTCTTTCCGCGGCGGCCGTCATCGCGGCCCTCGCGCTGCCGGGAGCACCGGTCATTGCACAGACCAATGAAATCACGATCGGTATTACCGTCACCACGACCGGTCCCGCAGCCGCTCTCGGTATTCCCGAACGCAACTCGCTCGATTTCGTGCCGAAGGAAATCGGCGGCGTGCCGCTCAAGATCATCGTGCTCGATGACGGCGGCGATCCGACCGCGGCGACCACCAATGCACGGCGCTTCGTAACCGAATCGAAGGCCGACATCATCATGGGCTCCTCGACAACACCTCCGACGGTTGCGGTTTCTACGGTTGCGAACGAGGCGGGGATTCCGCATTTCGGCCTGGCGCCGCTCCCCATCAACGAGGCGCGCATGAAGTGGTCGGTCGCGATGCCGCAGCCGATCCCGATTATGGGCAAGGTGCTGTACGAGCACATGAAGGCGCATGGCATCAAGACCGTCGGCTATATCGGCTACTCCGATTCCTACGGCGATCTCTGGGTCAACGACTTCAAGACCCAGGCCGTTCCCATGGGCCTGACCATGGTTACCGAAGAGCGCTTCGCCCGCCCGGATACGTCGGTCGCGGGCCAGGTGCTGAAGCTGGTCGCCGCCAATCCCGACGCCATTCTCATCGGCGCCTCCGGCACCGCCGCGGCACTGCCGCAGACCACGCTGCGCGAGCGTGGCTACAAGGGCCTGATCTATCAGACTCACGGCGCCGCCAGCATGGACTTCATCCGCATCGCGGGGCCTGCGGCGGAAGGCGTGATCATGGCTTCCGGTCCGGTGATGTCGCCGGAGTCCCAGCCCGACAGCGCGCTGACCAAGAAGCCGGGGCTGGCGCTCAACACCGCCTATGAAGCCAAGTATGGCGCCAACAGCCGCAGCCAGTTCGCCGGCCATTCCTACGACGCCTTTGAAGTGCTCAAGCGCGTGATACCGGTGGCGCTGAAGAAGGCCAAGCCGGGCACGCCGGAATTCCGCGAGGCGATCCGTCTGGCGCTGATCTCGGAGAAGGAAATCGCGGCGAGCCAAGGCGTCTACAACTTCACCGAAAAGGATCGCTACGGCCTCGACGACCGCTCGCGCATTATCCTGACCGTGAAGGACGGCAAGTACGTCCCGGCGAAGTGA
- a CDS encoding MarR family winged helix-turn-helix transcriptional regulator, with the protein MTVSKAATDVVKSPRSNGKEIADGAAESAGLQLGELADLLGYSLKRAQLKIFEDFLRCVAPLQLTPAQFSVLLLLDRNPGRNQTEIANTLGILRPNFVSMLDALESRGLCARMRSTNDRRSHILVLTDKGRAVLTRAKKLVATKHEARLNELLGPANRVALLEMLSKIAAEF; encoded by the coding sequence ATGACAGTTTCCAAGGCAGCGACCGATGTCGTCAAGTCGCCGCGCAGCAACGGCAAGGAAATCGCCGATGGCGCCGCGGAGAGTGCCGGGCTGCAACTGGGCGAGCTGGCCGACCTGCTTGGCTATTCGCTCAAACGCGCGCAGCTCAAGATATTCGAGGATTTCCTGCGCTGTGTCGCGCCGCTGCAACTGACGCCGGCGCAATTCTCGGTGCTATTGTTGCTCGATCGCAATCCCGGACGCAACCAGACCGAAATCGCCAACACGCTCGGCATCCTCAGGCCGAATTTCGTCTCGATGCTGGATGCGCTGGAGAGCCGCGGCCTCTGCGCCCGGATGCGCTCGACCAACGACCGTCGCTCGCACATCCTGGTTCTGACCGACAAGGGCAGGGCGGTGCTGACGCGCGCCAAGAAGCTGGTCGCGACTAAGCACGAGGCGCGCCTCAACGAGCTGCTGGGTCCCGCCAACCGCGTCGCACTGCTTGAAATGCTGTCAAAGATCGCGGCGGAGTTTTGA
- a CDS encoding ABC transporter ATP-binding protein has translation MSALLSVSDAHVSYGKVEAVRSVSLDVADDEIVTIIGANGAGKTTLLNAIMGVLPLKGATAFAGTDMTPLDIEDRVAAGLCLVPEHRELFGTMNVEDNLQLGAFRIPKATAARSFERVYALFPRLKERRKQLAGTLSGGEQQMLAMGRALMGAPKLLMLDEPSLGLAPIIVADIFRTIGELRAAGVSVLLVEQNAQAALKIADRAYVMELGEFILSGSAKDIASNQRVAASYLGFQHEGASGI, from the coding sequence ATGAGTGCGCTGTTATCGGTCTCCGACGCCCATGTTTCCTACGGCAAGGTCGAAGCTGTACGCTCGGTTTCGCTCGACGTCGCCGACGATGAGATCGTCACCATCATCGGCGCCAACGGCGCCGGCAAGACCACGCTGCTGAATGCCATCATGGGCGTTCTGCCGCTCAAGGGCGCCACCGCCTTCGCCGGCACCGATATGACCCCGCTCGACATCGAGGATCGCGTCGCGGCGGGCCTCTGTCTCGTGCCGGAGCACCGCGAATTGTTCGGCACTATGAACGTCGAGGACAATCTGCAGCTCGGCGCCTTCCGGATTCCGAAGGCGACGGCAGCAAGATCATTCGAGCGCGTCTATGCGCTGTTTCCACGGCTCAAGGAGCGGCGCAAGCAATTGGCGGGCACGCTCTCCGGCGGCGAGCAGCAGATGCTGGCGATGGGTCGCGCCCTGATGGGCGCGCCAAAACTGTTGATGCTGGACGAACCGAGCCTTGGTCTCGCGCCGATCATCGTGGCCGACATTTTCCGCACCATCGGCGAATTGCGTGCCGCCGGCGTGTCGGTGCTGCTGGTCGAACAGAATGCGCAAGCGGCGCTCAAAATCGCCGACCGCGCCTACGTCATGGAACTCGGCGAATTCATCCTGTCAGGATCGGCGAAGGATATCGCCAGCAACCAGCGCGTCGCGGCGAGCTATCTCGGCTTCCAGCATGAGGGGGCAAGCGGGATATAG
- a CDS encoding SDR family NAD(P)-dependent oxidoreductase gives MQLKDQAAIVTGGASGLGAATARRLAAQGAKVAVCDLNASLAEAVAAEIGGVAVICDVSDAASAEAAIAKAAAAHGPARVLVNCAGIGVAKRVIGKDGPMALGDFDKVIKVNLIGSFNMLRLATAPMSKLEPLATGERGVVISTASVAAYDGQIGQSAYSASKGGIVAMTLPIARELAQFGIRVLTIAPGLFLTPLLANLPQEAQDSLAASIPFPRRLGQADEFASLALHMIDNPYLNGEVVRLDAALRMAPR, from the coding sequence ATGCAGTTGAAGGATCAGGCCGCCATCGTCACCGGCGGCGCATCGGGATTGGGCGCTGCGACCGCGCGCCGCCTCGCGGCACAGGGCGCCAAGGTCGCAGTCTGCGATCTCAACGCCAGCCTTGCAGAGGCTGTCGCGGCCGAGATCGGCGGCGTCGCCGTGATCTGCGACGTCTCCGACGCTGCCTCCGCGGAAGCTGCGATCGCCAAGGCCGCGGCGGCCCATGGTCCGGCGCGCGTGCTGGTGAACTGCGCCGGCATCGGCGTCGCCAAGCGCGTGATCGGCAAGGACGGCCCGATGGCGCTCGGAGATTTCGACAAGGTGATCAAGGTCAACCTGATCGGCTCGTTCAACATGCTGCGGTTGGCGACCGCTCCGATGTCGAAGCTCGAGCCGCTTGCGACCGGCGAGCGCGGCGTCGTGATCTCGACCGCCTCGGTCGCGGCCTATGACGGCCAGATCGGTCAGTCGGCCTATTCAGCCTCGAAGGGCGGCATCGTCGCCATGACGCTTCCGATCGCGCGCGAACTGGCGCAGTTCGGGATTCGCGTGCTGACGATCGCGCCCGGCCTGTTCCTCACGCCGCTGCTCGCCAACCTGCCGCAGGAAGCGCAGGACTCGCTTGCCGCCTCGATCCCGTTCCCGCGCCGCCTCGGTCAAGCCGACGAGTTCGCCTCGCTCGCGCTGCACATGATCGACAACCCATATTTGAACGGCGAAGTGGTGCGGCTCGATGCCGCGCTGCGCATGGCGCCGCGGTAG
- a CDS encoding crotonase/enoyl-CoA hydratase family protein, translated as MPMGNASTAAAGQSDLLKIEQKGAVLTVGLNRPAKRNALNDGIILAIQDCFSNLPDGTGAVVVHGVGDHFSSGLDLSELTEHDATEGLRHSQMWHRVFDRIQYSRVPVIAALKGAVIGGGLELACAAHIRVAEPSAYFALPEGQRGIFVGGGGSVRLPRLIGVARMIDMMLTGRVYSATEGSAYGFSQYLTDAGGALPKALELAERVAANAPLTNFAVLQALPMIAEANPQTGLLMESLMATVAQSDKEAKRRIRAFLDHKTAKVKPT; from the coding sequence TTGCCCATGGGAAACGCCTCCACCGCCGCTGCGGGTCAATCCGACCTGCTCAAGATCGAGCAGAAGGGCGCGGTGCTGACCGTGGGCCTCAACCGTCCGGCCAAGCGCAATGCGCTCAACGACGGCATTATCCTCGCGATCCAGGATTGCTTCTCCAATCTGCCCGACGGCACAGGCGCCGTGGTCGTCCATGGCGTCGGCGACCATTTCTCCTCCGGACTTGACCTGTCCGAACTGACCGAGCATGACGCCACCGAGGGCCTGCGGCACTCGCAGATGTGGCACCGAGTGTTCGACCGCATCCAGTATAGCCGGGTCCCCGTGATCGCGGCGCTGAAGGGCGCGGTGATCGGCGGCGGGCTGGAGCTGGCCTGCGCGGCCCATATCCGGGTCGCCGAACCGTCAGCCTACTTCGCGCTGCCCGAGGGCCAGCGCGGCATTTTCGTTGGCGGCGGCGGATCGGTACGGCTGCCGCGGCTGATCGGCGTGGCGCGGATGATCGATATGATGCTCACGGGGCGGGTCTATTCGGCGACCGAAGGCTCGGCCTACGGCTTCTCGCAATATCTCACGGACGCCGGCGGCGCGCTGCCGAAGGCGCTGGAACTGGCGGAGCGCGTGGCGGCGAACGCGCCGCTGACCAACTTTGCCGTGCTGCAGGCGCTGCCGATGATCGCGGAGGCCAATCCGCAAACGGGTCTGCTGATGGAGTCCCTGATGGCAACCGTGGCGCAAAGCGACAAAGAGGCCAAGCGCCGCATTCGTGCGTTTCTCGACCACAAGACCGCAAAGGTGAAGCCGACCTGA
- a CDS encoding acyl-CoA thioesterase yields MFVNRRDVQIQWGDCDPANIVYYPRYFAIFDDSTSIMFEAAGFSKQDLIHKYGLVGIPMVDTRAKFHIPSTHGDWIRIESRIESFKRSSFEVIHNVFKGEALAIEAFETRVLVGKHPDDPAKLKSAPMPPEIIERFMRG; encoded by the coding sequence ATGTTCGTCAACCGGCGCGACGTGCAGATCCAGTGGGGCGATTGCGACCCCGCCAACATCGTTTACTACCCCCGATATTTCGCGATATTCGACGATTCGACCTCGATCATGTTCGAAGCCGCCGGCTTTTCGAAACAGGACCTCATCCACAAATATGGCCTGGTCGGCATCCCGATGGTGGACACGCGGGCGAAATTTCATATTCCGTCCACCCATGGCGATTGGATCCGGATCGAAAGTCGGATCGAGAGCTTCAAGCGATCGAGCTTCGAGGTCATCCACAACGTGTTCAAGGGGGAGGCATTGGCGATCGAGGCGTTCGAGACCCGCGTGCTGGTCGGCAAGCACCCGGACGATCCCGCGAAGCTGAAATCGGCGCCGATGCCGCCGGAGATCATCGAGCGATTCATGCGGGGCTGA
- a CDS encoding branched-chain amino acid ABC transporter permease, with the protein MNTTIMLFLLQDGITNGAIYALLGLALVLVFAVTRVILIPQGEFVTFGALSYAMLATGQVPGTAKLAMAMGVVAFALDLFGARRSLRPKRVARAFALNIVLPAAILALTYGLAGPKTPIAVNIALSLLIVAAIGLFLYRIAFQPIAHTSVLVLLIASVGCHLALQGLGLVFFGAEGLRGPALSNTALTIGPLRFTGQSLAVYGLTVAFIVALWLFFGFTLMGKALRATAVNRLGARLVGIRTTLSGQIAFLLASLIGAISGILIVPITTLYYDTGFLIGLKGFIAAIIGGLVSYPLTAVAALLVGSVEAFSSFYASNYKEVIVFTLILPVLVLRSLAAPAVEEEKD; encoded by the coding sequence TTGAATACGACGATCATGCTGTTCCTGCTGCAGGACGGCATCACCAATGGCGCGATCTATGCGCTGCTCGGGTTGGCGCTGGTGCTGGTGTTTGCCGTCACCCGCGTCATCCTGATTCCGCAGGGCGAGTTCGTGACCTTCGGCGCGCTGAGCTACGCCATGCTGGCAACTGGTCAGGTGCCGGGCACCGCAAAGCTGGCAATGGCGATGGGCGTGGTCGCGTTCGCCCTCGACCTGTTTGGCGCGCGGCGGTCGCTACGGCCCAAGCGGGTCGCGCGGGCCTTTGCCCTCAACATCGTCCTCCCGGCTGCGATCCTGGCTCTGACCTACGGCCTTGCCGGTCCGAAGACCCCGATCGCAGTCAACATCGCGCTGTCGCTTTTGATCGTCGCGGCGATCGGGCTGTTCCTCTACCGCATCGCGTTTCAACCGATCGCCCATACCTCGGTGCTGGTGTTGCTGATCGCCTCCGTCGGCTGTCATCTCGCGCTGCAGGGCCTGGGTCTCGTGTTCTTCGGCGCCGAAGGCCTGCGCGGACCCGCCCTGTCGAATACCGCACTGACGATCGGCCCGCTGCGCTTCACCGGCCAGAGCCTTGCGGTCTACGGGCTGACGGTCGCCTTCATCGTCGCGCTGTGGCTGTTCTTCGGCTTCACGCTGATGGGCAAAGCGTTGCGCGCTACCGCCGTCAACCGCCTCGGCGCCCGCCTCGTCGGCATCCGCACCACGCTGTCGGGGCAGATTGCTTTCCTGCTGGCATCCCTGATCGGCGCGATTTCCGGGATCCTGATCGTGCCGATCACCACGCTCTATTACGATACCGGCTTCCTAATCGGCCTGAAAGGCTTCATCGCCGCGATCATCGGTGGACTCGTCAGCTATCCGCTAACCGCCGTCGCAGCCTTGCTGGTCGGCAGCGTCGAGGCGTTCTCCTCGTTCTACGCCAGCAATTACAAGGAGGTCATCGTCTTTACGCTGATCCTTCCTGTGCTGGTGCTGCGTTCGCTCGCAGCGCCCGCGGTCGAGGAAGAGAAGGATTGA
- a CDS encoding ABC transporter permease subunit, which translates to MNQRTPLIVFALVMAAIPFIPGVPPFWIVLLNNIGLAALVAMGLVILTGVGGLTSFGQAAFCGFGAYTTAVLTTAYGVSPWLTLPLSLVVSGIAAVLLGIVTVRLSGHYLPLGTIAWGIGLFYLFSKLEFLGRNDGISGIPPLSIGTFRMLEPGTIYFVIWIAVLVSALLTMNLLDSRTGRAIRALRRGHIAGEAFGVQTPRAKLLVFVYAAVLAGLSGWLYAHFQRAANPTPFGAHAGIEYLFIAVVGGAGYVWGAVLGAGIVVILKEILQSYLPYIFGGQSQLETIVFGILLVVLLQLAPTGVWPWLMSRLPIKSNRRMPDTSLPLATPVRAQASSAVLLQIEKARKQFGGVIAVNDVSFDVRSREIVALIGPNGAGKSTTFNLITGVLTTTGGTISVLGHKVDNAPPQEVVKLGVARTFQHVKLVPDMTVLENVAIGAYLRGSAGAISSMFRLDRTDEAKLLAEAARQIERVGLGDQIDQLAGSLSLGQQRIVEIARALCVDPLLLLLDEPAAGLRHMEKQRLAALLRQLRDGGMSVLLVEHDMGFVMDLADRVVVLDFGTKIAEGTPAAIKTNPDVIKAYLGATA; encoded by the coding sequence ATGAACCAGCGCACCCCTCTCATCGTCTTCGCGCTCGTAATGGCAGCGATCCCGTTCATTCCGGGCGTCCCGCCATTCTGGATCGTGCTGCTCAACAATATCGGCCTCGCCGCACTGGTGGCGATGGGCCTCGTGATCTTGACCGGCGTCGGCGGCCTCACCTCGTTCGGCCAGGCAGCCTTCTGTGGCTTCGGCGCCTATACCACGGCGGTATTGACCACGGCCTATGGCGTCTCGCCATGGCTGACGCTGCCGCTCTCGCTCGTGGTCAGCGGCATCGCCGCCGTCCTGCTCGGTATCGTCACGGTGCGGTTGTCCGGCCATTATCTGCCGCTCGGCACCATCGCGTGGGGCATCGGCCTGTTTTACCTGTTCAGCAAACTGGAATTCCTCGGCCGCAATGACGGCATCTCCGGCATCCCGCCGCTCTCGATCGGCACCTTCCGGATGCTCGAGCCCGGCACAATCTATTTCGTGATCTGGATTGCGGTGCTGGTCTCGGCATTGCTGACCATGAACCTCCTGGACTCCCGCACCGGTCGCGCGATCCGCGCGCTGCGGCGCGGGCACATCGCCGGCGAAGCGTTCGGCGTGCAGACACCGCGCGCCAAGCTGCTGGTATTCGTTTATGCGGCGGTTCTCGCCGGCCTCTCGGGCTGGCTCTATGCGCATTTCCAGCGCGCGGCCAACCCGACCCCGTTCGGCGCGCATGCCGGCATCGAGTATCTGTTCATCGCCGTGGTCGGCGGCGCCGGCTATGTCTGGGGCGCGGTGCTCGGCGCCGGCATCGTCGTGATCCTGAAGGAGATCCTGCAGAGCTATCTGCCCTATATCTTCGGCGGCCAGAGCCAACTCGAGACCATTGTGTTCGGCATCCTGCTGGTCGTTCTGCTGCAACTGGCGCCGACCGGCGTCTGGCCCTGGCTGATGTCGCGACTGCCGATCAAGTCGAATCGCAGGATGCCAGATACGTCGCTTCCGCTTGCCACGCCGGTGCGCGCACAGGCTTCGTCCGCCGTGCTGCTGCAGATCGAGAAGGCGCGCAAGCAGTTCGGCGGCGTGATCGCCGTCAACGATGTTTCCTTCGACGTCCGCTCCCGTGAGATCGTCGCCCTGATCGGCCCCAACGGCGCCGGCAAGAGCACGACCTTCAACCTGATCACGGGCGTGCTGACGACGACCGGCGGCACCATCTCGGTGCTCGGTCACAAGGTCGACAACGCTCCGCCGCAGGAGGTGGTAAAACTCGGCGTCGCGCGTACCTTCCAGCACGTCAAGCTGGTGCCTGACATGACCGTGCTGGAGAACGTCGCGATCGGCGCGTATCTGCGAGGGTCTGCGGGCGCGATCTCCAGCATGTTCCGGCTCGACCGGACCGACGAGGCGAAATTGCTGGCGGAAGCCGCGCGCCAGATCGAACGCGTCGGTCTTGGCGACCAGATCGACCAGTTGGCAGGAAGCCTGTCGCTCGGCCAGCAGCGCATTGTCGAGATTGCACGCGCGCTGTGCGTCGATCCATTGCTGCTGCTGCTCGACGAGCCGGCCGCGGGACTGCGCCACATGGAAAAGCAGCGGCTCGCTGCGCTGCTCCGTCAATTGCGCGACGGCGGCATGTCGGTGCTGCTGGTCGAGCACGACATGGGCTTTGTGATGGATCTCGCCGACCGCGTCGTCGTGCTGGATTTCGGCACCAAGATCGCCGAGGGCACGCCGGCTGCGATCAAAACCAATCCCGATGTGATCAAGGCCTATCTCGGAGCTACCGCATGA
- a CDS encoding feruloyl-CoA synthase: MSAKPSMSASTDSAARFDHPLRPISFGTPAVHVERRDDGTIYLRPKAQLRDYPARITDRLHHWAAAAPDRVFMAERNAARGWRQITYAELLTSSRQIASALLARGLSAEKPVVILSGNSVDHALVAFGALYAGIPFCPVSPAYSLVSRDYGKLGYLMKLLTPGLVFVDDATKFADALAANVSLGTEIAASRGVLAGREVTALSDLMATPLHPRLDAVHETIGPETIAKFLLTSGSTGNPKAVINTQRMICANQVMLRETLAFLKDEPPVIVDWLPWNHTFGGNHNIGLTLYNGGSMYLDEGKPMPGGIEETVRNLQEISPTVYFNVPKGYESLLPYLRDDAALRKKFFARLHAMFFSGAALSAFVWNSLDELSVRETGYRVPMLTGLGATETAPFFMSVNPHTSRSGHVGLPVLGNDAKLVPNNGKLEVRAKGPNVMPGYWRQPDMTAKSFDEEGFYKMGDALKPADPDNFDAGFDFDGRIGEDFKLASGTWVSVGPLRARFVAACAPLARDVVIAGINRDEISALVVLDLDGCRLINPTLPHDDLAAAASDPLIVAAFRERFKKLVAGATGSSTRIMRAVLLDTPLSIDRGEVTDKGSINQRAVLENRSALIEEIYSPAPPAQVITL, translated from the coding sequence ATGAGCGCCAAGCCCAGCATGTCCGCCTCGACCGATTCAGCCGCGCGCTTCGATCATCCGCTGCGCCCGATCTCGTTCGGCACGCCCGCGGTGCATGTCGAGCGTCGCGACGACGGCACCATCTATCTGCGCCCGAAAGCGCAACTCCGCGACTATCCGGCGCGCATCACCGACCGCCTGCATCATTGGGCCGCAGCGGCGCCCGATCGGGTCTTCATGGCCGAGCGCAACGCCGCACGCGGCTGGCGGCAGATCACCTATGCAGAGCTCCTGACGTCGTCGCGGCAGATCGCGTCAGCGCTGCTGGCGCGCGGGCTTTCGGCAGAAAAGCCGGTCGTCATCCTGTCCGGCAACTCGGTCGATCATGCACTGGTTGCGTTCGGCGCGCTCTATGCCGGCATTCCCTTCTGTCCGGTATCGCCGGCCTATTCGCTGGTATCGCGGGACTACGGCAAGCTCGGCTACCTGATGAAGCTGTTGACGCCCGGCCTCGTGTTCGTCGACGACGCGACGAAATTCGCCGATGCGCTCGCCGCCAATGTGTCGCTTGGCACCGAGATCGCGGCATCGCGCGGCGTGCTAGCAGGACGCGAGGTGACGGCTCTGTCTGACCTTATGGCGACACCGCTGCATCCGCGGCTCGACGCGGTGCACGAGACCATCGGCCCGGAAACGATCGCAAAATTCCTGCTGACGTCGGGCTCGACCGGCAACCCGAAGGCGGTCATCAACACCCAGCGCATGATCTGCGCCAACCAGGTGATGCTGCGCGAGACGCTGGCGTTCCTGAAGGACGAGCCGCCCGTCATCGTCGACTGGCTGCCGTGGAATCACACGTTTGGCGGCAATCACAATATCGGGCTGACGCTCTACAATGGCGGCTCGATGTACCTCGACGAAGGCAAGCCAATGCCCGGCGGCATCGAGGAGACCGTGCGCAATCTGCAGGAGATTTCGCCGACGGTGTATTTCAACGTGCCCAAGGGTTATGAATCGCTATTGCCCTATTTGCGCGACGATGCAGCCTTGCGCAAAAAATTCTTCGCTCGCCTCCACGCCATGTTCTTCAGTGGCGCGGCGCTGTCGGCCTTCGTCTGGAACAGCCTCGACGAATTGTCGGTCCGGGAAACCGGCTATCGCGTGCCGATGCTGACCGGCCTTGGCGCGACCGAGACTGCGCCGTTCTTCATGTCGGTCAATCCGCATACCAGCCGTTCCGGTCATGTCGGGCTGCCGGTTCTGGGCAATGACGCGAAACTCGTGCCCAATAATGGCAAGCTGGAGGTTCGCGCCAAGGGGCCGAATGTGATGCCCGGCTACTGGCGTCAGCCTGATATGACGGCGAAGTCTTTCGATGAGGAAGGCTTCTACAAGATGGGCGATGCGCTCAAGCCGGCCGATCCCGATAATTTCGACGCCGGTTTTGATTTCGACGGCCGCATCGGCGAGGACTTCAAGCTCGCAAGCGGCACCTGGGTCAGCGTCGGCCCGTTGCGGGCGCGCTTTGTCGCGGCCTGCGCGCCGCTGGCGCGCGACGTCGTGATTGCCGGCATCAACCGCGACGAAATCTCGGCGCTGGTGGTGCTCGATCTCGACGGTTGCCGCCTGATCAATCCGACGCTTCCGCATGACGACCTCGCTGCCGCGGCGTCCGACCCGCTGATCGTCGCTGCCTTCCGCGAACGCTTTAAGAAGCTCGTCGCGGGCGCGACGGGTTCATCGACCCGGATCATGCGCGCTGTGCTGCTCGATACTCCGCTGTCGATCGATCGCGGCGAGGTCACCGACAAGGGTTCGATCAACCAGCGCGCTGTTCTGGAGAACCGCAGCGCGCTGATCGAGGAAATCTATTCGCCCGCGCCACCGGCGCAGGTGATCACGCTGTAA